ACGATCAGATCCATACCGCTGGAATAGCGGGTGAATTTCAGCAATCGCAAAAGCCGCATGATACGAACGAACCGCAGGTCGATGCTGGTCAACAGCAGCAAAAATACCGGTAAAATCGACACCAGATCGATAATTGCCATCGGGCTTGCGATATAGCGCAACCGTCCGAACCGACCGGCAAAGCGTTCGTCCGTCGGCGCGCTCCAGATTCTCAGCAGATATTCGATGGTAAAGGCTGTGGTGCAGATAATTTCAATGCCCCAGAACCAGTCGGCATAGTCACGGGCAAAGGGTTCCACCGTATCCATTACCACGGATGCCACATTCACAATGATCAGCAGCGACAACATCACATGCACTGCCACCGTTAACGGTTCGTTGCGGGCTTTGGCGCGCAAAACATCCGAACAACGTTGGCGCAGGGGCTGATCCATCAGAAAGGCTCCGTCCATAACAGGGGGGTTATCAACCATGATATCCCGGTTGGTATCAGGCAGGGTACGGTTTCATAAGCCGTATGGGGCCGGGCACCCCGAAATCTGATCTCGTAAATAAAATTGTGCCCTGGCGTTATGGGGCCAGGGCACGGTCTGTCATTTTATCGCAGGGATGCGTTTAGTATCCCTTGGCTGCGCGAATGAAGGCATTGATCTTGCGCGCATCCTTGACACCGCGTGTGCGCTCCACCCCGGATGAAACATCGACCCAGGGTGCGTTGGAAATTTCAACGGCTTCGGCGACATTGTTGGGGTCCAGGCCACCGGCCAGCATCCAGTTGCTTTTCCATTCACGGCCCGAAAGCAGCGTCCAGTCAAAGCTGACGGCATTGCCGCCGGGAAGGGTGCTGTCTTTGGGCGGTTTGGCATCAAACAGCAGGAAATCGGCAACCCCGTCATAGGTGGCCGCCGCCCGGTCCAGGTCTTCTGCTGTGCTGACGGAAATGGCCTTCATCACGCGCAGGCCCAAAACATCCTGCACTTCCTTGACGCGGTCGGGTGTTTCGCTGCCATGCAATTGAATGACATCAAGGTTGCCAGCCTTCACCGCATTGGCGATGGCTTCGTTTCCCGCATCCACAAACAGGCCAACCTTCAAAATGCTGTTGGGAACACGTTCGGTCAGGGTCGCGGCACCATTAAGCGAAATATGCCGGGGGCTTGGCGGAAAAAACACATAGCCAAGGGCATCTGCACCGGCACTCATGGCTGCAATAACAGCATCCTCGCTGTTGATCCCGCAAATTTTAACCATACAGCTCATGGTACGTCCTGTTCTTGAAGGTTTGAAAGACAAGGTGTGTTTTATTTTTCCTTAGCAGAAACATCCCCGCTTCAACAGGATATTTCTAAAAACTGCCGCTTTCCACTGGCGGGCTGGCGGCGGCTGCGCTATTTTCCGGCCATGAGCAAGCATCAAGGCCCAGCCGCGGGCGAAACCGGCGAAAAAACAACCCACTTTGGTTTCCGCGATGTGCCGGAAAACCAGAAAGCATCAATGGTGCGCGAGGTGTTTGACACGGTCGCGTCCAAATATGATGTGATGAACGATCTGATGAGCGGTGGCATCCATCGCTTGTGGAAAGACAGCTTTATCAACGAGCTGAAACCGCGCCCCGATATGCATCTGATCGATGTTGCCGGTGGTACGGGCGATATTGCTTTCCGGTTTTTGAAAAATGGTGGTGGCGCTGTTACGGTGTGCGACATCAACTATGAAATGCTTCATGTCGGCCGGGACCGCGCGGCGAATCATGGCCTTTTGAAAAATATCAACTGGATGGTGGGCGATGCGCAGAAATTGCCGCTGCCCGACCAGTCGATGGATGTTTACACCATTGCTTTTGGCATTCGTAATGTCACCCGTATTGACGAGGCATTGCGCGAAGCTTACCGGGTGCTCAAACCGGGCGGGCGTTTCATGTGCCTTGAATTTTCCAAGGTCGTGGTGCCGGGCTTTGATAAAATTTACGATATGTATTCGTTCAAACTGCTGCCTGAAATTGGCCGGTTTGTTGCGGGTAACCGCGAGGCATATCAGTATCTGGCCGAAAGTATCCGCCAGTTTCCCGATCAGGAAACCTTTGCCCAGATGATCCGCGATGCCGGATTTGGCCGGGTACGCTATCGCAATCTGTCTGGCGGGATCGCCGCTATTCATTCCGGCTGGCGAATCTGAGGTCCTGGTTAAATGATCCGCTTTGTTCGTAACAGTTTCCGCCTGATCGGCATGGCGCGAACCTTGGCGCGCCATGATGCCCTGTTCCCGCTTGATCTGGTGCCGGGCGGCAAGTTTCTGGCTGTACTGGCGCGGTTGACTGCCCCCTTTTCGGGTGGCTCCAGCCTGCCGCCGGGCCGCAGGTTAGCCCGCGCGCTCGAGGAACTCGGACCGGCCTTTATCAAACTGGGCCAAACCCTTGCCACCCGTGCCGATCTGATCGGCGAGGATGTGGCGGCTGATCTGTCATCGCTTCAGGATCGTTTGCCACCATTTTCGGCCGATATCGCCAAGCGGGTTATTTCCCGCCAGCTTGATGCGCCGTTTGAAACCCTGTTTGTCGAATTTGACGAAACGCCGGTTGCCGCAGCCTCGATCGCGCAGGTGCATTTTGCCAAAACACCCGATGGTCGTGAAGTCGCCATCAAGGTTTTGCGCCCTGATATTGCCGTGCGTTTTTCGCGCGACCTGGACCTGTTTTACTGGGTTGCAGAAATTGTCGAATGGACGCAGCCGCGTCTGCGCCGCTTAAAACCGCTTGAAACCATCAAAACGCTGGAAGACAGCGTTAAAATGGAAATGGATTTCCGGTTCGAGGCCGCTGCCGCATCGGAATTTCGCGAAAACTTTCGGGATGACCCGACCTATTACATTCCCGAAATTGATTGGGAACGTACCGCCCAGCATGTTCTGACCATGGAACGTGTGCGTGGTGTTCGCATCGATAATGTCGAAGCACTTGATAATCTGGGCATCAACCGCACCGAATTGCTGGCAAAGGCGGCAGCCGCCTTTTTCCAGCAGGTTTTCCGCGATGGTTTTTTCCATGCCGATATGCATCCGGGGAACCTGTTTGTCGATGAAAACGGCCGCGTCAGCGTGGTTGATTTCGGCATTATGGGCCGCGTAGACCGCCAGACGCGGCTTTATCTTGCGGAAATGCTGCTGGGCTTTTTGACCCGCGATTATCGCCGGGTGGCTGAAATTCATTTTGAAGCCGGTTATGTGCCGCGCCATCAGTCGCTGGAAAATTTCCAGCAGGTTTGCCGGTCAATTGGCGAACCGATTCTGGGCAAGGAACTGGCCGATATTTCGGTTGGCCGTTTGCTGGGCCAGTTGTTCCAGGTTACTGAAACCTTTGGCATGGAAACCCAGCCCCAGCTTCTGATGCTGCAAAAAACCATGATCGTGGCCGAAGGTCTTTCACGTATCCTCAGCCCCAATGAAAATATGTGGAACCTCTCGCGTCCGCTGATCGAAGAATGGATGCGCGATAATCTGGGGCCGGAAGCCAAAATTGCCGAAGCCACCCGCCAGGCCGGTTCGATGTTGCGCCGCCTTCCCGGTGTGATCGAGGCCGCTGAACGGGCATCCGGTGTACTGACCGAACAGGGCCTTAAACTTCATCCCGATACCGTCGCCTCCATGGGGCGCCGGGGCAAGGGGCGGGGTTTTCCGTTGAATGGTCTGTTATTGTGGTTGGCCATTGTCGGGCTTACGGTGGCGCTGGTTCTGAAATAACGGCAGGGGCGGTTTTGTTCTCGCCCCTGTTTGCAGGCATCATTCAAAAGCCGGGCCGGTATCATGGAAATGCAAAATCCCGTTGAAATCACCTGTGAGCGTGATCGTGTCGATATCGATTACTGCTATGGCTTTATTGGTGCGGCCTATTGGGCCATGAACCGGTCGCGCGGTGAATTTGAAAATGCGGTGGCAAAATCGTTGTGTGCCAGTGCCTTTTGCGATGGCCGCCAGGTTGGTTTTGCCCGCGCGGTGACCGATAATATCGCCGTTGCCTATGTCGCCGATGTTTTTGTTGATGAAAATTACCGTCGCCGGGGCATTGCGCTGCAACTGGTGTCAGCCCTGCATGACCACCCGGAAATGAACCGGGTGCGCCGCTGGCTGCTGGCCACGCGCGACATGCAGCCGATTTATCGCAAACTGGGTTATGTCGAACTTGATGACATGATGATGATGCGCATCGCCGAGGATGCCGTAAACCATCCGCCGCTACGCTGATTGCCCGTCTTCCCGCTGTAATCTGCCTGATTCCAATGAAAAAGGCACCCCGTGTGAAGCAGGGTGCCTTTATGGTGACCGGGCTGTCAGATGTGGTTTTTAATCAGCTTTCGCGCACATCCTGCAGGAAATTGCTGACTTCATTGCGCAACGTGCCAGATTGCGACCCCAGCTTTTCCGACGCATCAAGAACCTGCCGGGCAGCCAGACCAGTTTGGCCGGCGGCATCCTGCATTTCCTTGATATGGGCAGTAACCTGCTGGGTGCTGCTTACGGCCTGCTGGACAGAATGCGAAATTTCGCTCGTAGCACTGCCCTGCTGGCGCACAGCCGCCGCAACCTCGGCCGAAATGGCATTCAGGTCATTGATGATGCGTGCAATCCCATCAATCGCGCCCACGGCATCCTGGGTGGAACCCTGAATCCCCGAAATCTGGGCCGAAATGTCTTCGGTTGCGCGCGCGGTCTGGTTGGCAAGGTTTTTCACCTCGTTGGCCACCACGGCAAAGCCCTTGCCGGCATCACCTGCACGGGCGGCTTCGATGGTGGCGTTCAGCGCCAGAAGGTTGGTTTGCTCGGCAATTGCCTGAATGATCTGTACAACCTCGCCCACTTTCTGTGCCGAAACATCCAGCCCCTGCACCATTTCATTGGCACGGTTGGCTTCGGTTGCGGCACGTTCGGTGATGTTTGACGTGTCATTCACCCGCGCGCTGATTTCCTGAATCGACATCGCCAGTTCTTCGGCGGCACTTGCCACGGTTTCAACGCTGCTATTGGCCTGGTCCATGGCGCTGACGACTGCCTGGGATCCCGATTCATTCTGATGAACGGCGGCAACCATGCTTTGGGCAACCTGCTGCATTTCGGTCGATGCGCCTGAAACGCCATCAACAACACCCATCACGGTGCGTTCGAACCGACCGGCAAGGTCCTGCATGGCGTCGTGGCGCTGCTGTTCGGAAAGCTGGCGTTCGCGTTCGCGTTCCCGGTCAAGCTGGCTGACGCGCGCGGCATTTTCCTTGAAAACCTGCACCGATCCGGCCATTTCGCCAATTTCGTCACGGCGTTTAAGGCCGGGAATTTCGATCTGCTGGTTGCCATTGGCAAGTTCGGTCATCACACCATTGATCTTGCGAAGCGGCAGCAAAATCTGGCTGCGCAGCACATACCAGGTTGCCCCCAAAAGCACGATCAGAATGCCCGCCGCCAGTGCCAGCTGCATGATAACCGCCTGCATCACCGATGCGCTGACATTATCAAGGCTCCATGCTGTTAACAGCATGCCGCGAAAAACGTCTTCGTCCTTGCGCTTGGAATATTTGGTGATAGGCGCTGCCACGATCACTGCGCCATTGGCAACAAAGCTCACGACTTCCTTGTTTTCCAGTTTGGGCAGGTAAGGCTCGATCAATGCCTTCAGGTCATAGGCCTTCATGTCTTCGGCCTGGAATTCGGCAATGCTGGTGCCGTCTGGCATATTGGTTTGCAGGGTGGCAAGTTCGGTATCTGACCTGTCTGTCAGCTTGCGAAATTCCTTTTCAACGGAATTGGCATCCATTGCAATAAAGCCAGCCTGAACGGCAGTTGAAAGCATTTCGGTTTTTTTGACAGATTCGCGATACATCAAATCGATCATGGCATCGCGCTGCGATACTGCCTGGATGCTCATCATTGCGGCAAATCCCACCACCAGCAACGCCACAAGCACCACAATCACTTTACGCCCGACGGATGCGCCGGACTTTCCCTTTGCGGCCATAGATGTCTCCCGGTCCATTAAGCCTGGTCTGTTATTGTTTCCTCCCGGCCGGTTGCGGATTGTGCCGGTTTGTTGTTTTTCCGGTTCATATCCGTCGTCCGGGTAAGCATTTTGATCTTTGCCCCTTTTCCCGGGGCTTTTACGGTCGACCGGTTATTTTTCCCGGTTCGTGAACCTGCAAAAAACCGCTGTCCCTATACGCCGTTCTTTGCATATTCTGCCGCCCTTATATGAAAGGCTAGCCCAAGGCCGCGAATAACTGAAACGTTTAAAGCAAACTTGACAAAAATTGTTTGAAAGGCCGCTTTTGGGTAATTTTACGCTGAAATTCATATTCTGAACCGATCATTGTGCGGCATCTGTACCCTGCTTGCGGGTATGCCGCGAATCGGCGTAACAGTTTTCTGACACCGTTATCCCGTTTGCGTCACGGGCAAGACGGGGTATTTTGTCCCGGCCTGAAAATGGATCGGGGGATACCGGGGGGTATCCGGTGCTATAGGGGATATGGTGATGGCAAAGTCGAAATCAAAGGCCGCAAAGCGTGCATCGCAAACGGCGAAAACCCGCGCGGCTACAAAAACGGCCACGGTGGCCGATGCGCCATCCGCCCCGATCACACCGCCACTGGCCGAAAATGCCCCTATACAATCGACAGGGGCGGTTGCGGCGTCTTCGGTAGCAACAGACGGGGAAGTATCCGGGAGTGTCGCAAAGGTGGCCCAAACCGGCACAACGCTATCTTCAGGTGCGCTTGCGGCCCCGTCCCCTGCACCGGGAAATACCGGTGATGCACATGGCGCGCAAAAAGGTGCAGCAGGAGGCGGAAATAGCGCCCCGGCCGCAACATCCCAGCAGCGCAAATTAACCGTCCATCGGGGTGGGGTACCCAGTGATAATCTGTTTACCCGCGCCGTTGCCGCCCATCGCGCCGGGCGTCTCGACGAAGCAATCACCCTTTACGGTGCAATCCTGCGCACCCGCCCCGACCAGCCCGATATCCTTAATAATCTTGGTGTGGCGTTACGCCGTTCCAAACAGTTTGATGCCGCGATGGTGGCCTATCGGCGCTCGGCGGCGCTGCGGCCTGAAAATGCCGGGCTATGGTCCAATATGGGCAATTGCCTGCGCGAAATGATGCGCTTTGACGAAGCCCGCAGCGCCCACGAACAATCGCTGCTGCGTGATGCAAATGATAAATCGCACCTGTTTAATGCCGGGTTGGTGTATCGCGACCTTAACCGCTTTGCCGAGGCGATTGACTATTTCAACCGCGCCCTGGCGATTGATCCGAATTATACCGAGGCCCTGTGGGACCGCTCCCTTGCCTACCTGGCGCTTGGCCAGTACGAGGCCGGCTGGAAGGCCTATGAAGTGCGCCGGCGGCTGGCCGATAACCCGATCCGCCCACTTCCTGGTGTGCCGGAATGGGATGGCAAGGGTGATTTGCGCGGCAAAACGCTGCTGTTACGGGCCGAACAGGGCTTTGGCGATATGATCCAGTTTGCCCGTTTCATTCCGCTGGTGGCAAAAAAGGCCGCCCATGTGATTGTGGAATGCCGCAAGGAAATGCTGGGTATCATGCAAACCGTGCCCGGTGTTGGCCAGGTGGTGGAAAAGGGCGTAACCCCGCCAAAATTCGACCTGCACGCCCCGCTTCTCAGCCTGCCTTATCTGCTTGATATCGGCGCGCGCGACCTGTTTTCAGCATCTGCCAGCCCCTATATCAGTGCGCCGCGCAAAATGACGCTGGCGGGTATTCCCGGTGATATTGCACTTAAGGTCGGTATCATCTGGGCAGGCAAGCTTAATCCGCGCGATCGTTCCTGCCCGCTTGAAAAATTCATGGGGTTGATGGGGATGCCCGGCGCTGCCTTTTTCAGCTTCCAGATCGATGATCGCCGTGCCGACATTGCCAATCTGGGGGCGTCGGCTTTCATCCATGATCTTGGGGACCGCATTGGCGATTTTGGTGATAGCGCTGCCTTAATGAGCGAAATGGACCTCATCATTACCATCGATAGTGCCCCGGCCCACCTTGCCGGTGCCCTTGGCCTGCCGGTCTGGATGTTGCAGCTTTTCACGACTGATTGGCGCTGGATGGTCGATCGCACAGACAGCCCCTGGTACCCCACCATGCGCATCTATCGCCAGCAACAGCCCAATAACTGGGACGCCCCCTTCGCCGCCCTGCAACAGGATTTCGAAACATTGCTGACGGCACGTAAAGGTGCGGTGAAAAATAGCTGATCTTTTAGAACCTTTTAAAACAATTTGTTTTCAGTGTTTTGAACGGATTTTTGCGGTTTTTATTCAGCTATTGGTTAAATAAAGCCCTGCCAACGGATAGTATTAAATAATCCAAAATTCATGCAAAAATTGAAATAGGTTGCATTGGGACTGCAACCTTAAGAATTGGGGGATTGCATGAAAAATACTGTTTTTGGACGTGGGCCAGTCAGGATAACAGGGCGTTTTCATATGCTGCTTGGGGCCGCATTGATTTTCGCCGTCGCGGTTATTTGGCATGCTGGCACGCCAGCCTATGCTGCGGGAAGCGTGCGTTCCGCAGTCGAAGTCCAGTTACCTATGCTAGATGTGGATCTTTATGATGCGCCTGGGCGTGATCGTAAAATGATCAAATCCATTCCTGGTGCCGAATTTCCTGCTGAAGTCGAATATATCGGCACGGAAATTACGGCCGGGCGGATGCATCATATTCGCCTGGAAAGCCAGCCTGGTGATTACTGGGTAGACGGAAATGAAGTCTGGATTTCTGCCTATGATGGCGAAATCGAGGTCTTTTGCGACGCTGATCAAAGTCGGGCGCTTGGCAATACAGGCCGTGGTGCTGGTGGTCGTTCGACCTGTCGCGCGAAATAAAGGCAGGGAAAACCATGTTTACATTTAAAGGATTGCTGGCTGGATCAGCGATGATGTTTCTGGCTGGCTGCGTATCAAACCCGACAGGTATTAATCTGCCTTTGTGGTCAACGATTCCCGATGATGCCAAATATATCGACACGGTGAAATTACCCGATGCCAAGCCTGAAACGGAAGAAGGCCTGAAAAACGCGCGTATCAAAGTAATGGCATCATCAACGGGTATTGCCGATTTTCCGGAATTGCAGGCCTACGCCCAGACCATTCTTGATCGAATTGTCGCCGGGGCGCCAAGTGGGGCGCCAAAGGCAAAAGTCTATCTTCTGGCCAATGCCAGCCCGGGTGCGATGGCAGTACCCGAAGGTGCCATTTATATTCATTTTTCGGCCTTCCAGTATTTGCAATCCGAAGACCAGTTGGCATTTCTGCTGGCGCATGAATATAGCCACGTCGCCTTGCAGCATTCGCCAGATAATCTGTTGCGCAGTTTAAGGCCCTATCTGGTAACGGCAATGGATTTTGCCGTTTCACAGGCTGGCGGGGATGATCAGCTGCGCAAATCATTTCAGCTTTACGGAAGTGATATCATTTCGCGCGACGTCCTGTTGCCTGTTTGGGATCGTGCAGCTGAAAAAGAGGCCGATTTCCTCGGTCTGGATCTGATGACGAAGGCCGGTTACAACCCCTCGGAATCTTTGCGGTTTCTGGCAATTGTTGGCAAATACGACGACAGCTTTGAACGTTTGCATCTCTCGACGCGCAATCA
The window above is part of the Thalassospira marina genome. Proteins encoded here:
- a CDS encoding phosphoribosylanthranilate isomerase; amino-acid sequence: MSCMVKICGINSEDAVIAAMSAGADALGYVFFPPSPRHISLNGAATLTERVPNSILKVGLFVDAGNEAIANAVKAGNLDVIQLHGSETPDRVKEVQDVLGLRVMKAISVSTAEDLDRAAATYDGVADFLLFDAKPPKDSTLPGGNAVSFDWTLLSGREWKSNWMLAGGLDPNNVAEAVEISNAPWVDVSSGVERTRGVKDARKINAFIRAAKGY
- the ubiE gene encoding bifunctional demethylmenaquinone methyltransferase/2-methoxy-6-polyprenyl-1,4-benzoquinol methylase UbiE — protein: MSKHQGPAAGETGEKTTHFGFRDVPENQKASMVREVFDTVASKYDVMNDLMSGGIHRLWKDSFINELKPRPDMHLIDVAGGTGDIAFRFLKNGGGAVTVCDINYEMLHVGRDRAANHGLLKNINWMVGDAQKLPLPDQSMDVYTIAFGIRNVTRIDEALREAYRVLKPGGRFMCLEFSKVVVPGFDKIYDMYSFKLLPEIGRFVAGNREAYQYLAESIRQFPDQETFAQMIRDAGFGRVRYRNLSGGIAAIHSGWRI
- the ubiB gene encoding 2-polyprenylphenol 6-hydroxylase, which encodes MIRFVRNSFRLIGMARTLARHDALFPLDLVPGGKFLAVLARLTAPFSGGSSLPPGRRLARALEELGPAFIKLGQTLATRADLIGEDVAADLSSLQDRLPPFSADIAKRVISRQLDAPFETLFVEFDETPVAAASIAQVHFAKTPDGREVAIKVLRPDIAVRFSRDLDLFYWVAEIVEWTQPRLRRLKPLETIKTLEDSVKMEMDFRFEAAAASEFRENFRDDPTYYIPEIDWERTAQHVLTMERVRGVRIDNVEALDNLGINRTELLAKAAAAFFQQVFRDGFFHADMHPGNLFVDENGRVSVVDFGIMGRVDRQTRLYLAEMLLGFLTRDYRRVAEIHFEAGYVPRHQSLENFQQVCRSIGEPILGKELADISVGRLLGQLFQVTETFGMETQPQLLMLQKTMIVAEGLSRILSPNENMWNLSRPLIEEWMRDNLGPEAKIAEATRQAGSMLRRLPGVIEAAERASGVLTEQGLKLHPDTVASMGRRGKGRGFPLNGLLLWLAIVGLTVALVLK
- a CDS encoding GNAT family N-acetyltransferase, with amino-acid sequence MEMQNPVEITCERDRVDIDYCYGFIGAAYWAMNRSRGEFENAVAKSLCASAFCDGRQVGFARAVTDNIAVAYVADVFVDENYRRRGIALQLVSALHDHPEMNRVRRWLLATRDMQPIYRKLGYVELDDMMMMRIAEDAVNHPPLR
- a CDS encoding methyl-accepting chemotaxis protein, which translates into the protein MAAKGKSGASVGRKVIVVLVALLVVGFAAMMSIQAVSQRDAMIDLMYRESVKKTEMLSTAVQAGFIAMDANSVEKEFRKLTDRSDTELATLQTNMPDGTSIAEFQAEDMKAYDLKALIEPYLPKLENKEVVSFVANGAVIVAAPITKYSKRKDEDVFRGMLLTAWSLDNVSASVMQAVIMQLALAAGILIVLLGATWYVLRSQILLPLRKINGVMTELANGNQQIEIPGLKRRDEIGEMAGSVQVFKENAARVSQLDRERERERQLSEQQRHDAMQDLAGRFERTVMGVVDGVSGASTEMQQVAQSMVAAVHQNESGSQAVVSAMDQANSSVETVASAAEELAMSIQEISARVNDTSNITERAATEANRANEMVQGLDVSAQKVGEVVQIIQAIAEQTNLLALNATIEAARAGDAGKGFAVVANEVKNLANQTARATEDISAQISGIQGSTQDAVGAIDGIARIINDLNAISAEVAAAVRQQGSATSEISHSVQQAVSSTQQVTAHIKEMQDAAGQTGLAARQVLDASEKLGSQSGTLRNEVSNFLQDVRES
- a CDS encoding tetratricopeptide repeat protein yields the protein MAKSKSKAAKRASQTAKTRAATKTATVADAPSAPITPPLAENAPIQSTGAVAASSVATDGEVSGSVAKVAQTGTTLSSGALAAPSPAPGNTGDAHGAQKGAAGGGNSAPAATSQQRKLTVHRGGVPSDNLFTRAVAAHRAGRLDEAITLYGAILRTRPDQPDILNNLGVALRRSKQFDAAMVAYRRSAALRPENAGLWSNMGNCLREMMRFDEARSAHEQSLLRDANDKSHLFNAGLVYRDLNRFAEAIDYFNRALAIDPNYTEALWDRSLAYLALGQYEAGWKAYEVRRRLADNPIRPLPGVPEWDGKGDLRGKTLLLRAEQGFGDMIQFARFIPLVAKKAAHVIVECRKEMLGIMQTVPGVGQVVEKGVTPPKFDLHAPLLSLPYLLDIGARDLFSASASPYISAPRKMTLAGIPGDIALKVGIIWAGKLNPRDRSCPLEKFMGLMGMPGAAFFSFQIDDRRADIANLGASAFIHDLGDRIGDFGDSAALMSEMDLIITIDSAPAHLAGALGLPVWMLQLFTTDWRWMVDRTDSPWYPTMRIYRQQQPNNWDAPFAALQQDFETLLTARKGAVKNS
- a CDS encoding M48 family metallopeptidase gives rise to the protein MFTFKGLLAGSAMMFLAGCVSNPTGINLPLWSTIPDDAKYIDTVKLPDAKPETEEGLKNARIKVMASSTGIADFPELQAYAQTILDRIVAGAPSGAPKAKVYLLANASPGAMAVPEGAIYIHFSAFQYLQSEDQLAFLLAHEYSHVALQHSPDNLLRSLRPYLVTAMDFAVSQAGGDDQLRKSFQLYGSDIISRDVLLPVWDRAAEKEADFLGLDLMTKAGYNPSESLRFLAIVGKYDDSFERLHLSTRNQLEKQLAIQFQPTGDSPLWDKFTSEFGTAVSKIQEQISSRHEDSKDRMVALVGYMKREYPMERRRPINNALYARTVDRNADMLDHYIDAHRVVSELQQAEFEPDYKVNFRKLEALARSAVSGKTSDHAYTRYAFSKLRAYQGQYRLALKNLDLVSSDADGDVLPFQLALQRGELQTSIGQKKQAIDQMEVAAAYYDWPVEAYHFLIPLLENAGEKGRVSELKIGCVARYPQQRELCATPK